From the genome of Tachysurus vachellii isolate PV-2020 chromosome 2, HZAU_Pvac_v1, whole genome shotgun sequence, one region includes:
- the acsl1a gene encoding long-chain-fatty-acid--CoA ligase 1a, with protein sequence MQVQDLIWQFRVPELGDFRQYVRSLPTNTLMGMGAFAAITTYWYATRPRALKPACDLTMQSVEVEGGEYARRSILLDSETLMTHFYDDARTMYEVFLRGIRVSNNGPCLGSRKPKKPYEWLSYKEVAERAEMIGSALLHRGHSKAGDKYIGIFSQNRPEWTISELACYTYSLVAVPLYDTLGTEAISYIIDKAEISTVICDVVQKVRTVLDCVSGREHTVRTIILMEEKDGELTERGEKEGIQIINLRELEVIGKAYHRRPAPPTPEDLALICFTSGTTGNPKGVMLTHGNVISNCAAFIRITQIHCMLNHTDIHISYLPLAHMFERVVESVILVHGAKIGYFQGDIRTLMDDLKTLKPTVFPVVPRLLNRMFDKIFGQANTPLKRWLLDFATRRKESELRSGVVRKDSMWDKLIFNKVQVSLGGQVRLMITGAAPVSPTVLTFLRAALGCQFYEGYGQTECTAGCSMSLPGDWTAGHVGPPLPCNYIKLVDVAEMSYYAANGEGEVCVKGPNVFQGYLKDSEKTAEAIDSAGWLHTGDIGKWLPNGTLKIIDRKKHIFKLAQGEYVAPEKIENIYIHSDPVAQTFVHGDSLQACLVGIVVPDPDILPGWAKKRGLVGSYLELCKSKEVKNAILEDMVRLGKEGGLKSFEQVRDITLTPEMFSVQNGLLTPTLKAKRTELRNHFKEQINQLYTKIKM encoded by the exons ATGCAGGTCCAGGATCTGATTTGGCAGTTCCGTGTGCCTGAATTGGGCGACTTCAGGCAATACGTGCGGAGTTTGCCCACCAACACGCTGATGGGCATGGGCGCCTTCGCTGCCATCACCACTTACTGGTACGCCACCAGACCACGAGCCCTGAAGCCAGCCTGCGACCTCACCATGCAGTCTGTGGAGGTGGAG GGTGGAGAATACGCCCGGCGTTCCATCCTATTGGACAGCGAAACGTTGATGACCCATTTCTACGATGATGCACGGACCATGTACGAGGTGTTTCTGCGTGGGATCAGAGTCTCCA ATAACGGTCCTTGTTTGGGGTCGAGGAAACCTAAGAAGCCGTACGAATGGCTCTCTTATAAAGAG GTTGCGGAGAGGGCGGAGATGATCGGTTCAGCGTTGCTCCACAGAGGTCACAGTAAAGCAGGAGACAAATACATCGGGATCTTCTCCCAGAACAGACCCGAG TGGACTATATCAGAGCTGGCCTGCTACACCTACTCACTGGTGGCCGTTCCACTGTATGATACGCTGGGCACCGAGGCCATCAGTTACATCATAGACAAAG ctgagATCTCGACTGTGATCTGTGACGTGGTGCAGAAGGTGCGCACTGTGCTGGACTGCGTGTCGGGTAGAGAGCACACCGTCAGGACCATCATACTGATGGAGGAGAAGGACGGTGAGCTCACTGAACGAGGAGAAAAGGAGGGCATCCAGATTATcaacctgagagaactggag GTTATCGGTAAAGCCTACCACAGGCGCCCGGCG CCTCCTACACCTGAAGACCTCGCTCTGATCTGCTTCACCAGTGGAACaacag gGAATCCGAAAGGCGTGATGCTCACACACGGCAACGTCATCTCTAACTGCGCTGCCTTCATCCGCATCACACAG ataCACTGCATGCTCAACCACACTGACATCCACATATCGTACCTTCCCCTCGCTCACATGTTCGAGAGGGTGGTAGAG AGCGTGATCCTGGTGCACGGAGCGAAGATCGGTTATTTCCAGGGCGACATTCGGACGCTGATGGACGATCTGAAGACTCTTAAACCCACCGTGTTCCCTGTCGTACCTCGACTCCTCAACCGCATGTTTGACAAG ATCTTTGGGCAGGCGAACACTCCGCTGAAGCGATGGCTGCTCGACTTCGCCACCAGGAGGAAAGAGTCCGAGCTGCGCAGCGGCGTCGTGAGGAAGGACAGCATGTGGGACAAATTAATCTTTAACAAAGTCCAG GTGAGTCTGGGTGGACAGGTGAGACTGATGATCACCGGCGCCGCTCCGGTTTCCCCCACGGTGCTGACGTTCCTGCGAGCTGCTCTCGGCTGCCAG TTTTATGAAGGTTACGGACAGACAGAATGTACTGCAGGATGCTCCATGTCTCTGCCGGGAGATTGGACGGCAG GTCACGTTGGTCCTCCTTTACCCTGTAATTATATTAAACTGGTGGACGTGGCAGAGATGAGCTACTATGCAGCCAATGGCGAGGGGGAG gtgtgtgtgaaaggacCAAATGTGTTCCAGGGTTACCTGAAAGATTCAGAGAAGACCGCAGAGGCCATCGATAGTGCTGGCTGGCTGCACACTGGTGATATCGGCAAATGGCTTCCG AACGGCACTCTGAAGATAATAGACAGGAAGAAGCACATCTTTAAGCTGGCGCAGGGCGAGTACGTCGCTCCAGAGAAGATCGAGAACATCTATATCCATAGTGACCCTGTGGCTCAAACCTTTGTTCATGGAGACAGTCTACAG gcgtgTTTAGTCGGAATTGTGGTACCAGACCCTGACATCCTCCCAGGATGGGCAAAGAAGAGAGGACTTGTGGGCTCCTACCTTGAGCTCTGCAAGAGcaag GAAGTGAAAAATGCCATTCTTGAGGACATGGTGCGGTTGGGGAAAGAAGGCGGTCTGAAATCCTTTGAGCAG gTGAGAGACATCACCCTGACCCCTGAGATGTTCTCCGTGCAGAACGGCCTCCTCACACCCACCCTGAAGGCCAAGAGAACAGAGCTGAGGAACCACTTCAAAGAACAAATCAATCAGCTCTACACCAAGATCAAGATGTAA
- the casp3a gene encoding caspase-3a: MSDNLGSEASKGDHACAQDTPDAGGVEAVGGEPMQVDARSHAHVYRYGLKYPSVGHCIIINNKNFHKSTGMNQRNGTDVDAGNAMKTFRKLGYKVKVFNDQSVAQIKNLLTAVAKDDHSHCASFVCVLLSHGDEGVFFGTDGALELKALTSLFRGDRCRSLVGKPKLFFIQACRGTDLDPGIEVDSDTDNSMKIPVEADFLYAYSTAPGYYSWRNTMTGSWFMQSLCEMLSKYGQELELMQILTRVNYKVALDFESASNTPGFHAKKQIPCIVSMLTKEMYFTP, from the exons ATGTCTGATAATCTGGGGAGCGAAGCGTCAAAAGGGGACCACGCATGCGCACAGGATACACCTGA TGCTGGAGGAGTCGAGGCTGTAGGAGGAGAGCCCATGCAGGTGGACGCAAGAAGCCATGCACACGTATACAGATACGGCCTGAAATACCCCTCTGTTGGTCActgcatcatcatcaacaacaagaACTTCCATAAGAGCACCG GCATGAATCAGCGCAATGGTACGGACGTCGACGCCGGAAACGCCATGAAGACTTTTAGGAAACTGGGCTACAAAGTGAAGGTGTTCAATGACCAGAGTGTAGCTCAGATCAAGAATCTTTTAACTGCAG TTGCCAAGGATGACCACAGCCACTGTGCCTCATTTGTTTGCGTGTTGCTGAGTCACGGAGATGAGGGTGTGTTTTTTGGAACTGACGGTGCTTTGGAGCTGAAGGCCTTGACAAGTCTGTTCAGAGGAGACCGTTGCAGATCTCTAGTGGGCAAACCCAAACTCTTTTtcattcag GCCTGCCGAGGCACAGACCTGGACCCTGGTATTGAGGTCGACAGTGACACAGATAATTCGATGAAAATCCCAGTGGAGGCTGATTTCCTTTATGCATATTCTACAGCACCAG GTTACTACTCATGGAGGAACACGATGACTGGCTCATGGTTCATGCAGTCTCTGTGTGAGATGCTGAGTAAATATGGCCAAGAGCTGGAGCTTATGCAGATTCTCACCCGCGTCAACTACAAGGTGGCACTGGATTTCGAGTCTGCATCCAACACGCCTGGGTTTCATGCCAAAAAGCAGATTCCCTGCATTGTGTCCATGCTCACCAAGGAGATGTACTTCACTCCCTGA